A genomic region of Anas platyrhynchos isolate ZD024472 breed Pekin duck chromosome 19, IASCAAS_PekinDuck_T2T, whole genome shotgun sequence contains the following coding sequences:
- the TRIM25 gene encoding E3 ubiquitin/ISG15 ligase TRIM25 isoform X4: protein MAALTRAVSEPNLAGLEEDLTCSICLSLFDTPVTVPCGHNFCASCLDLTWAELDAGFSCPQCRTTFPGRPQLRKNTVLCRVVEQLQGCTAAEEQQKQEDEEDEAVAEEAASPVYCDSCLQAHAAQTCLTCMASFCAEHLQPHHDSPAFRDHQLCPPVRDLQQRKCSQHNKVFEFFCKQHGTCICSLCLLSHKLCNASPLQQAKAEAESALKKKLTELHNHSEKATRAMNSVKTSQTQTAETAARKRDLMRNEFLEIKALIEEKENQIFKVIMEEEKRVCTKFDYIYTVLGSKKNEIQSLRDQIEMALTEHDDVLFLKRAAALQRASTKEVFVPVIEMDQNLIHTAYQSAINLKEMVKLTVSQPKEKKTEEKQTARKAKPPQAAALNRPVPGRKPVGPQRPNKEKKPSQVQEPLQEEADNRAPNMGAPSTAATTAGASKAATAANTKDLISSFLQKDREELLQYAANITLDFNTAHNKVHLSERYTKMSVSDTPLNYNHHPQRFTYCSQVLGFQCFKRGIHYWEVELQQKNFCAIGICYGSMDREGPDSRLGRNSSSWCIEWFNSKISAWHNDVEKNLPNVKATKIGVLLHCEGGFVIFLAVGEKLNLIYKFKTQFTEALYPAFWVFSSGTVLSLCQMKK from the exons ATGGCGGCGCTGACCCGAGCCGTGTCCGAGCCGAACCTGGCGGGGCTGGAGGAGGATCTGACCTGCTCCATCTGCCTCTCCCTCTTCGACACCCCCGTGACGGTGCCGTGCGGCCACAACTTCTGCGCCTCCTGCCTGGACCTCACCTGGGCCGAGCTGGATGCCGGCTTCAGCTGCCCTCAGTGCCGGACCACCTTCCCGGGCCGGCCTCAGCTCCGCAAGAACACGGTGCTGTGCCGGGtggtggagcagctgcagggctgcaccGCGGCCgaggagcagcagaagcaggaggatgaggaagatgaggcggtggcggaggaagCAGCGTCCCCCGTGTACTGCgacagctgcctgcaggctcaTGCAGCACAGACGTGCCTGACCTGCATGGCCTCCTTCTGCGCCGAGCACCTGCAGCCGCACCACGACAGCCCGGCCTTCCGCGACCACCAGCTCTGCCCACCCGTGCGTGACCTGCAGCAGCGCAAGTGCTCGCAGCACAACAAGGTCTTCGAGTTCTTCTGCAAGCAGCACGGCACCTGCAtctgctccctctgcctccTCAGCCACAAGCTGTGTAACGCCAGCCCCCTGCAGCAGGCCAAGGCTGAAGCTGAG TCAGCACTGAAGAAGAAACTGACAGAGCTGCATAATCACAGTGAAAAAGCCACTCGAGCGATGAACTCTGTGAAAACAAGCCAAACCCAAACTGCT GAGACAGCTGCCAGAAAGCGAGATTTGATGAGAAACGAGTTCTTGGAAATTAAAGCTTTgattgaagaaaaagaaaaccagatcTTTAAAGTAAtcatggaagaagaaaaaagagtttGCACTAAGTTTGATTACATTTATACTGTTCTGGGAAGTAAGAAGAATGAAATTCAATCTCTCAGAGACCAGATTGAGATGGCACTGACAGAACATGATGACgttctgtttttaaag agagcagcagcactgcaacgAGCATCAACAAAAGAGGTTTTTGTGCCTGTAATTGAAATGGACCAAAACTTGATACATACTGCTTATCAGTCTGCCATTAACCTTAAAGAAATGGTCAAGCTTACAGTGAGTCAgcctaaggagaaaaaaacagaag AGAAACAAACAGCTAGGAAAGCTAAGCCCCCTCAAGCAGCTGCACTAAATAGACCTGTTCCTGGGAGAAAGCCGGTTGGACCAC AGCGTccaaacaaagagaaaaaacctTCCCAGGTTCAAGAACCTTTGCAGGAGGAGGCAGATAACC GAGCACCAAACATGGGAGCACCAAGCACAGCAGCAACAACTGCAGGAGCATCAAAAGCTGCAACTGCGGCTAATACAAAAGATCTTATTAGCAGCTTTCTTCAGAAAGACAGAGAGGAGCTTTTGCAGT ATGCTGCTAACATCACCCTGGATTTCAACACAGCTCATAACAAAGTGCATCTGTCTGAGAGATACACCAAGATGTCTGTCTCAGACACCCCCCTGAATTATAACCACCACCCTCAGCGTTTCACCTATTGTTCCCAAGTGCTGGGGTTCCAGTGCTTCAAGAGAGGCATCCACTACTGGGAAGTAGAACTGCAGCAGAAAAACTTCTGTGCCATTGGCATCTGCTATGGCAGCATGGACCGGGAGGGGCCAGACAGCCGCCTGGGTAGGAACAGCAGTTCTTGGTGTATTGAGTGGTTTAATTCCAAAATTTCAGCCTGGCATAATGATGTTGAAAAGAATTTACCCAATGTGAAGGCTACCAAGATTGGCGTGCTGCTGCACTGCGAGGGAGGCTTTGTGATTTTCTTGGCTGTTGGGGAGAAGCTTAACTTGATTTATAAATTCAAAACCCAGTTTACTGAGGCACTGTACCCTGCCTTCTGGGTATTTTCAAGTGGCACTGTTCTCTCCCTCTGCCAAATGAAAAAGTAA
- the TRIM25 gene encoding E3 ubiquitin/ISG15 ligase TRIM25 isoform X1 produces the protein MAALTRAVSEPNLAGLEEDLTCSICLSLFDTPVTVPCGHNFCASCLDLTWAELDAGFSCPQCRTTFPGRPQLRKNTVLCRVVEQLQGCTAAEEQQKQEDEEDEAVAEEAASPVYCDSCLQAHAAQTCLTCMASFCAEHLQPHHDSPAFRDHQLCPPVRDLQQRKCSQHNKVFEFFCKQHGTCICSLCLLSHKLCNASPLQQAKAEAESALKKKLTELHNHSEKATRAMNSVKTSQTQTAETAARKRDLMRNEFLEIKALIEEKENQIFKVIMEEEKRVCTKFDYIYTVLGSKKNEIQSLRDQIEMALTEHDDVLFLKRAAALQRASTKEVFVPVIEMDQNLIHTAYQSAINLKEMVKLTVSQPKEKKTEGCYWPSWPQGHSAGLWSSGCLPGTPGPFPLRWSPTEKQTARKAKPPQAAALNRPVPGRKPVGPQRPNKEKKPSQVQEPLQEEADNPDKKFSISFGAPNMGAPSTAATTAGASKAATAANTKDLISSFLQKDREELLQYAANITLDFNTAHNKVHLSERYTKMSVSDTPLNYNHHPQRFTYCSQVLGFQCFKRGIHYWEVELQQKNFCAIGICYGSMDREGPDSRLGRNSSSWCIEWFNSKISAWHNDVEKNLPNVKATKIGVLLHCEGGFVIFLAVGEKLNLIYKFKTQFTEALYPAFWVFSSGTVLSLCQMKK, from the exons ATGGCGGCGCTGACCCGAGCCGTGTCCGAGCCGAACCTGGCGGGGCTGGAGGAGGATCTGACCTGCTCCATCTGCCTCTCCCTCTTCGACACCCCCGTGACGGTGCCGTGCGGCCACAACTTCTGCGCCTCCTGCCTGGACCTCACCTGGGCCGAGCTGGATGCCGGCTTCAGCTGCCCTCAGTGCCGGACCACCTTCCCGGGCCGGCCTCAGCTCCGCAAGAACACGGTGCTGTGCCGGGtggtggagcagctgcagggctgcaccGCGGCCgaggagcagcagaagcaggaggatgaggaagatgaggcggtggcggaggaagCAGCGTCCCCCGTGTACTGCgacagctgcctgcaggctcaTGCAGCACAGACGTGCCTGACCTGCATGGCCTCCTTCTGCGCCGAGCACCTGCAGCCGCACCACGACAGCCCGGCCTTCCGCGACCACCAGCTCTGCCCACCCGTGCGTGACCTGCAGCAGCGCAAGTGCTCGCAGCACAACAAGGTCTTCGAGTTCTTCTGCAAGCAGCACGGCACCTGCAtctgctccctctgcctccTCAGCCACAAGCTGTGTAACGCCAGCCCCCTGCAGCAGGCCAAGGCTGAAGCTGAG TCAGCACTGAAGAAGAAACTGACAGAGCTGCATAATCACAGTGAAAAAGCCACTCGAGCGATGAACTCTGTGAAAACAAGCCAAACCCAAACTGCT GAGACAGCTGCCAGAAAGCGAGATTTGATGAGAAACGAGTTCTTGGAAATTAAAGCTTTgattgaagaaaaagaaaaccagatcTTTAAAGTAAtcatggaagaagaaaaaagagtttGCACTAAGTTTGATTACATTTATACTGTTCTGGGAAGTAAGAAGAATGAAATTCAATCTCTCAGAGACCAGATTGAGATGGCACTGACAGAACATGATGACgttctgtttttaaag agagcagcagcactgcaacgAGCATCAACAAAAGAGGTTTTTGTGCCTGTAATTGAAATGGACCAAAACTTGATACATACTGCTTATCAGTCTGCCATTAACCTTAAAGAAATGGTCAAGCTTACAGTGAGTCAgcctaaggagaaaaaaacagaag GATgctattggccttcttggccacaagggcacagtgctggcttaTGGTCATCCGGCTGTTTACCAGGaaccccaggtccctttccccTACGCTGGTCTCCAACAG AGAAACAAACAGCTAGGAAAGCTAAGCCCCCTCAAGCAGCTGCACTAAATAGACCTGTTCCTGGGAGAAAGCCGGTTGGACCAC AGCGTccaaacaaagagaaaaaacctTCCCAGGTTCAAGAACCTTTGCAGGAGGAGGCAGATAACC cggACAAAaagttttccatttcatttg GAGCACCAAACATGGGAGCACCAAGCACAGCAGCAACAACTGCAGGAGCATCAAAAGCTGCAACTGCGGCTAATACAAAAGATCTTATTAGCAGCTTTCTTCAGAAAGACAGAGAGGAGCTTTTGCAGT ATGCTGCTAACATCACCCTGGATTTCAACACAGCTCATAACAAAGTGCATCTGTCTGAGAGATACACCAAGATGTCTGTCTCAGACACCCCCCTGAATTATAACCACCACCCTCAGCGTTTCACCTATTGTTCCCAAGTGCTGGGGTTCCAGTGCTTCAAGAGAGGCATCCACTACTGGGAAGTAGAACTGCAGCAGAAAAACTTCTGTGCCATTGGCATCTGCTATGGCAGCATGGACCGGGAGGGGCCAGACAGCCGCCTGGGTAGGAACAGCAGTTCTTGGTGTATTGAGTGGTTTAATTCCAAAATTTCAGCCTGGCATAATGATGTTGAAAAGAATTTACCCAATGTGAAGGCTACCAAGATTGGCGTGCTGCTGCACTGCGAGGGAGGCTTTGTGATTTTCTTGGCTGTTGGGGAGAAGCTTAACTTGATTTATAAATTCAAAACCCAGTTTACTGAGGCACTGTACCCTGCCTTCTGGGTATTTTCAAGTGGCACTGTTCTCTCCCTCTGCCAAATGAAAAAGTAA
- the TRIM25 gene encoding E3 ubiquitin/ISG15 ligase TRIM25 isoform X2, which translates to MAALTRAVSEPNLAGLEEDLTCSICLSLFDTPVTVPCGHNFCASCLDLTWAELDAGFSCPQCRTTFPGRPQLRKNTVLCRVVEQLQGCTAAEEQQKQEDEEDEAVAEEAASPVYCDSCLQAHAAQTCLTCMASFCAEHLQPHHDSPAFRDHQLCPPVRDLQQRKCSQHNKVFEFFCKQHGTCICSLCLLSHKLCNASPLQQAKAEAESALKKKLTELHNHSEKATRAMNSVKTSQTQTAETAARKRDLMRNEFLEIKALIEEKENQIFKVIMEEEKRVCTKFDYIYTVLGSKKNEIQSLRDQIEMALTEHDDVLFLKRAAALQRASTKEVFVPVIEMDQNLIHTAYQSAINLKEMVKLTVSQPKEKKTEGCYWPSWPQGHSAGLWSSGCLPGTPGPFPLRWSPTEKQTARKAKPPQAAALNRPVPGRKPVGPQRPNKEKKPSQVQEPLQEEADNRAPNMGAPSTAATTAGASKAATAANTKDLISSFLQKDREELLQYAANITLDFNTAHNKVHLSERYTKMSVSDTPLNYNHHPQRFTYCSQVLGFQCFKRGIHYWEVELQQKNFCAIGICYGSMDREGPDSRLGRNSSSWCIEWFNSKISAWHNDVEKNLPNVKATKIGVLLHCEGGFVIFLAVGEKLNLIYKFKTQFTEALYPAFWVFSSGTVLSLCQMKK; encoded by the exons ATGGCGGCGCTGACCCGAGCCGTGTCCGAGCCGAACCTGGCGGGGCTGGAGGAGGATCTGACCTGCTCCATCTGCCTCTCCCTCTTCGACACCCCCGTGACGGTGCCGTGCGGCCACAACTTCTGCGCCTCCTGCCTGGACCTCACCTGGGCCGAGCTGGATGCCGGCTTCAGCTGCCCTCAGTGCCGGACCACCTTCCCGGGCCGGCCTCAGCTCCGCAAGAACACGGTGCTGTGCCGGGtggtggagcagctgcagggctgcaccGCGGCCgaggagcagcagaagcaggaggatgaggaagatgaggcggtggcggaggaagCAGCGTCCCCCGTGTACTGCgacagctgcctgcaggctcaTGCAGCACAGACGTGCCTGACCTGCATGGCCTCCTTCTGCGCCGAGCACCTGCAGCCGCACCACGACAGCCCGGCCTTCCGCGACCACCAGCTCTGCCCACCCGTGCGTGACCTGCAGCAGCGCAAGTGCTCGCAGCACAACAAGGTCTTCGAGTTCTTCTGCAAGCAGCACGGCACCTGCAtctgctccctctgcctccTCAGCCACAAGCTGTGTAACGCCAGCCCCCTGCAGCAGGCCAAGGCTGAAGCTGAG TCAGCACTGAAGAAGAAACTGACAGAGCTGCATAATCACAGTGAAAAAGCCACTCGAGCGATGAACTCTGTGAAAACAAGCCAAACCCAAACTGCT GAGACAGCTGCCAGAAAGCGAGATTTGATGAGAAACGAGTTCTTGGAAATTAAAGCTTTgattgaagaaaaagaaaaccagatcTTTAAAGTAAtcatggaagaagaaaaaagagtttGCACTAAGTTTGATTACATTTATACTGTTCTGGGAAGTAAGAAGAATGAAATTCAATCTCTCAGAGACCAGATTGAGATGGCACTGACAGAACATGATGACgttctgtttttaaag agagcagcagcactgcaacgAGCATCAACAAAAGAGGTTTTTGTGCCTGTAATTGAAATGGACCAAAACTTGATACATACTGCTTATCAGTCTGCCATTAACCTTAAAGAAATGGTCAAGCTTACAGTGAGTCAgcctaaggagaaaaaaacagaag GATgctattggccttcttggccacaagggcacagtgctggcttaTGGTCATCCGGCTGTTTACCAGGaaccccaggtccctttccccTACGCTGGTCTCCAACAG AGAAACAAACAGCTAGGAAAGCTAAGCCCCCTCAAGCAGCTGCACTAAATAGACCTGTTCCTGGGAGAAAGCCGGTTGGACCAC AGCGTccaaacaaagagaaaaaacctTCCCAGGTTCAAGAACCTTTGCAGGAGGAGGCAGATAACC GAGCACCAAACATGGGAGCACCAAGCACAGCAGCAACAACTGCAGGAGCATCAAAAGCTGCAACTGCGGCTAATACAAAAGATCTTATTAGCAGCTTTCTTCAGAAAGACAGAGAGGAGCTTTTGCAGT ATGCTGCTAACATCACCCTGGATTTCAACACAGCTCATAACAAAGTGCATCTGTCTGAGAGATACACCAAGATGTCTGTCTCAGACACCCCCCTGAATTATAACCACCACCCTCAGCGTTTCACCTATTGTTCCCAAGTGCTGGGGTTCCAGTGCTTCAAGAGAGGCATCCACTACTGGGAAGTAGAACTGCAGCAGAAAAACTTCTGTGCCATTGGCATCTGCTATGGCAGCATGGACCGGGAGGGGCCAGACAGCCGCCTGGGTAGGAACAGCAGTTCTTGGTGTATTGAGTGGTTTAATTCCAAAATTTCAGCCTGGCATAATGATGTTGAAAAGAATTTACCCAATGTGAAGGCTACCAAGATTGGCGTGCTGCTGCACTGCGAGGGAGGCTTTGTGATTTTCTTGGCTGTTGGGGAGAAGCTTAACTTGATTTATAAATTCAAAACCCAGTTTACTGAGGCACTGTACCCTGCCTTCTGGGTATTTTCAAGTGGCACTGTTCTCTCCCTCTGCCAAATGAAAAAGTAA
- the TRIM25 gene encoding E3 ubiquitin/ISG15 ligase TRIM25 isoform X3 yields MAALTRAVSEPNLAGLEEDLTCSICLSLFDTPVTVPCGHNFCASCLDLTWAELDAGFSCPQCRTTFPGRPQLRKNTVLCRVVEQLQGCTAAEEQQKQEDEEDEAVAEEAASPVYCDSCLQAHAAQTCLTCMASFCAEHLQPHHDSPAFRDHQLCPPVRDLQQRKCSQHNKVFEFFCKQHGTCICSLCLLSHKLCNASPLQQAKAEAESALKKKLTELHNHSEKATRAMNSVKTSQTQTAETAARKRDLMRNEFLEIKALIEEKENQIFKVIMEEEKRVCTKFDYIYTVLGSKKNEIQSLRDQIEMALTEHDDVLFLKRAAALQRASTKEVFVPVIEMDQNLIHTAYQSAINLKEMVKLTVSQPKEKKTEEKQTARKAKPPQAAALNRPVPGRKPVGPQRPNKEKKPSQVQEPLQEEADNPDKKFSISFGAPNMGAPSTAATTAGASKAATAANTKDLISSFLQKDREELLQYAANITLDFNTAHNKVHLSERYTKMSVSDTPLNYNHHPQRFTYCSQVLGFQCFKRGIHYWEVELQQKNFCAIGICYGSMDREGPDSRLGRNSSSWCIEWFNSKISAWHNDVEKNLPNVKATKIGVLLHCEGGFVIFLAVGEKLNLIYKFKTQFTEALYPAFWVFSSGTVLSLCQMKK; encoded by the exons ATGGCGGCGCTGACCCGAGCCGTGTCCGAGCCGAACCTGGCGGGGCTGGAGGAGGATCTGACCTGCTCCATCTGCCTCTCCCTCTTCGACACCCCCGTGACGGTGCCGTGCGGCCACAACTTCTGCGCCTCCTGCCTGGACCTCACCTGGGCCGAGCTGGATGCCGGCTTCAGCTGCCCTCAGTGCCGGACCACCTTCCCGGGCCGGCCTCAGCTCCGCAAGAACACGGTGCTGTGCCGGGtggtggagcagctgcagggctgcaccGCGGCCgaggagcagcagaagcaggaggatgaggaagatgaggcggtggcggaggaagCAGCGTCCCCCGTGTACTGCgacagctgcctgcaggctcaTGCAGCACAGACGTGCCTGACCTGCATGGCCTCCTTCTGCGCCGAGCACCTGCAGCCGCACCACGACAGCCCGGCCTTCCGCGACCACCAGCTCTGCCCACCCGTGCGTGACCTGCAGCAGCGCAAGTGCTCGCAGCACAACAAGGTCTTCGAGTTCTTCTGCAAGCAGCACGGCACCTGCAtctgctccctctgcctccTCAGCCACAAGCTGTGTAACGCCAGCCCCCTGCAGCAGGCCAAGGCTGAAGCTGAG TCAGCACTGAAGAAGAAACTGACAGAGCTGCATAATCACAGTGAAAAAGCCACTCGAGCGATGAACTCTGTGAAAACAAGCCAAACCCAAACTGCT GAGACAGCTGCCAGAAAGCGAGATTTGATGAGAAACGAGTTCTTGGAAATTAAAGCTTTgattgaagaaaaagaaaaccagatcTTTAAAGTAAtcatggaagaagaaaaaagagtttGCACTAAGTTTGATTACATTTATACTGTTCTGGGAAGTAAGAAGAATGAAATTCAATCTCTCAGAGACCAGATTGAGATGGCACTGACAGAACATGATGACgttctgtttttaaag agagcagcagcactgcaacgAGCATCAACAAAAGAGGTTTTTGTGCCTGTAATTGAAATGGACCAAAACTTGATACATACTGCTTATCAGTCTGCCATTAACCTTAAAGAAATGGTCAAGCTTACAGTGAGTCAgcctaaggagaaaaaaacagaag AGAAACAAACAGCTAGGAAAGCTAAGCCCCCTCAAGCAGCTGCACTAAATAGACCTGTTCCTGGGAGAAAGCCGGTTGGACCAC AGCGTccaaacaaagagaaaaaacctTCCCAGGTTCAAGAACCTTTGCAGGAGGAGGCAGATAACC cggACAAAaagttttccatttcatttg GAGCACCAAACATGGGAGCACCAAGCACAGCAGCAACAACTGCAGGAGCATCAAAAGCTGCAACTGCGGCTAATACAAAAGATCTTATTAGCAGCTTTCTTCAGAAAGACAGAGAGGAGCTTTTGCAGT ATGCTGCTAACATCACCCTGGATTTCAACACAGCTCATAACAAAGTGCATCTGTCTGAGAGATACACCAAGATGTCTGTCTCAGACACCCCCCTGAATTATAACCACCACCCTCAGCGTTTCACCTATTGTTCCCAAGTGCTGGGGTTCCAGTGCTTCAAGAGAGGCATCCACTACTGGGAAGTAGAACTGCAGCAGAAAAACTTCTGTGCCATTGGCATCTGCTATGGCAGCATGGACCGGGAGGGGCCAGACAGCCGCCTGGGTAGGAACAGCAGTTCTTGGTGTATTGAGTGGTTTAATTCCAAAATTTCAGCCTGGCATAATGATGTTGAAAAGAATTTACCCAATGTGAAGGCTACCAAGATTGGCGTGCTGCTGCACTGCGAGGGAGGCTTTGTGATTTTCTTGGCTGTTGGGGAGAAGCTTAACTTGATTTATAAATTCAAAACCCAGTTTACTGAGGCACTGTACCCTGCCTTCTGGGTATTTTCAAGTGGCACTGTTCTCTCCCTCTGCCAAATGAAAAAGTAA
- the COIL gene encoding coilin, which translates to MAAPGSCGPLRLRLLFDHPPPGSPGCALCWLLLEPDQARLVTDLLSIIRHRFGFSRRARLSLFLDGALLPPTESARLVRDNDALRVKLEGILADSDDEEVDDEFSYTPNKSKKRHKRKQKEEELSRSEDDRCKKEKKKKKRSPEYSSCREEASLDILDSQKKHKKRKRMEEVSGSRLTEGKEETPTDRSKKLKKAEREKQLATKTKDEKHTKVAAAKAALERKNDSFSLNSGKNNTKKLTTETRKKRVGTSDSSSTSSDSDSSELNIKQNKSSHKPAVATLPRDKSQAATNSEVKTAVSNKVTVKSKAENSTKTAVSKTAKKSQSSSEDSDSSTEDEKVAPAQDNTTKEKSLPNNVAAVKAGTSSALKAKTSSSESDSSDSETLVIKKPTANAGMSNSIVRNSSKLLPASIQGPVASPGRGRGRGTGEDNFWRGPRGRGFRGMMRGRGRGRGENPGFFYNYSSEGQKQRQINEAVTNTSFLVQNAVEVPKRDYSVLPLLAAPPQVGERIAFKRLELTENYSPEISDYKEGKIISWNADKKQIELEILSSSTSQPAKEPGKFDLVYQSADGAELIEYAVPHDTKITESWDALIEPRLIVETQVNGSGIENGAI; encoded by the exons ATGGCGGCGCCCGGCAGCTGCGGCCCGCTGCGCCTGCGGCTGCTGTTCGACCACCCTCCGCCGGGCAGCCCGGGCTGCGcgctgtgctggctgctgctcgaGCCCGACCAGGCGCGGCTCGTCACCGACCTGCTCAGCATCATCCGCCACAGGTTCGGCTTCAGCCGCCGGGCCCgcctcagcctcttcttggaCGGGGCGCTGCTGCCGCCCACCGAGAGCGCCCGCCTGGTGCGGGACAACGACGCGCTGAG AGTGAAGCTGGAAGGGATACTCGCAGACAGTGATGATGAAGAGGTGGATGATGAGTTCTCCTACACgccaaacaaaagcaaaaaaaggcacaaacgaaagcagaaagaggaggaaTTGTCTAGGAGTGAAGATGACAggtgtaaaaaggaaaagaagaagaagaaacggAGCCCCGAGTATTCCTCTTGTAGAGAAGAGGCCTCTCTAGATATTTTGGACTCtcaaaagaaacacaagaaacGAAAAAGAATGGAAGAAGTTAGTGGGAGTAGACTTACAGAAGGTAAGGAAGAGACCCCTACTGACCGATctaaaaagcttaaaaaagcagagagggagaaacagttggcaacaaaaacaaaggatgAAAAGCACACAAAGGTCGCTGCAGCAAAGGCAGCTTTAGAACGGAAAAATgacagcttttctttaaattctggTAAAAATAACACCAAAAAATTGACAACAGAGACCAGGAAAAAGAGGGTGGGAACTTCAGATTCCTCCAGCACGTCATCTGACAGCGACAGCAGTGAAttaaatataaagcaaaataaatcttcCCATAAACCTGCAGTGGCAACGCTTCCCAGAGACAAATCCCAAGCTGCTACAAACTCTGAGGTGAAAACTGCTGTTTCTAATAAAGTGACTGTAAAATCTAAAGCTGAAAATTCCACTAAGACTGCAGTTAGTAAGACTGCTAAAAAATCCCAGTCCTCTAGTGAGGATTCTGACTCAAGTACAGAGGATGAGAAAGTGGCACCAGCACAAGACAATACCACAAAGGAAAAGTCATTGCCTAACAATGTAGCAGCTGTAAAAGCCGGTACCAGTAGTGCTCTCAAAGCAAAGACTTCCTCTTCAGAATCTGACAGTTCAGATTCAGAAACACTTGTTATTAAAAAACCCACAGCAAATGCTGGAATGAGTAATTCCATAGTAAGAAACAGTAGTAAACTGTTGCCAGCCAGTATTCAAGGACCGGTCGCCAGCCCAGGTCGTGGAAGGGGGCGTGGAACAGGAGAGGATAACTTCTGGAGAGGACCTAGGGGCCGTGGGTTTCGTGGGATGATGAGGGGCCGAGGTCGTGGGAGAGGAGAAAACCCTGGCTTCTTCTATAACTACAGCAGTGAAGGCCAGAAACAGAGGCAGATAAATGAAGCTGTGACAAATACTTCTTTTCTTGTCCAG AATGCCGTGGAGGTCCCCAAGAGAGACTATAGTGTATTACCTCTTCTAGCTGCCCCACCACAAGTGGGAGAAAGAATTGCCTTTAAG CGCTTGGAACTAACTGAAAATTACAGTCCTGAAATTTCAGACTATAAG GAGGGGAAAATAATCAGTTGGAATGCTGATAAAAAACAGATCGAGCTTGAGATCCTATCGTCTTCAACAAGCCAAC ctgctaAAGAGCCAGGGAAATTTGATCTGGTTTACCAGTCTGCAGATGGAGCTGAGCTGATAGAGTACGCTGTTCCTCATGATACAAAG atAACTGAAAGTTGGGATGCGCTGATAGAACCAAGACTGATTGTTGAGACTCAAGTTAATGGATCAGGCATTGAAAACGGAGCAATCTAA